Sequence from the Gloeocapsopsis dulcis genome:
GAGTATGGACCAATTGCAGATTTACTACAACAAGGAACCCTCACTGCCCAAGTTAACGATCAAACCGTTCAAACTATTGGCTTATTCACATTAGGTGCTTCTTTTGGTGCTGATGGCAATATTATTACCAGCGATTCGACTTTCTTAAAACTATTTCCCCAACGTCAGCCAAATCAAATTAATGTGGGACTCATTCAGTTGCAACCTGGAGTTGATCCACAAACGGTACAAGCTGAATTGCAAGCAGGTTTACCCAATGATGTAAACGTACTCACACCCGAAGAATTTGCGCAAATTGAAATTAACTACTGGGAAAGTGGCGGGATTGGCTTTATTTTTGGGCTGGGTGTTGTCGTCGGATTCATTGTCGGGATTGTGATTGTTTACCAGATTTTGTATTCCGACGTTTCGGATCACTTGCCAGAGTATGCGACATTAAAAGCTATGGGTTACAGCGATCGCTACTTACTCACTGTATTAATGCAAGAAGCTTTACTTTTAGCCGCGTTAGGTTTTATTCCTGGTTTCCTCTTATCTATAGGGCTGTATCAAATTACTTACATGGCTACACTATTACCAATTGCGATGAAGTTGGAACGCGCCGCATTTGTGTTGCTACTCACAATTATCATGTGTAGTGTTTCGGGTGCGATCGCGATGCGTAAACTACAATCCGCCGATCCTGCTGATGTATTCTAGATCGTAATTTGCCAAACTCCCGGCTAACCTGTACACATCCAAACTCTCAAAATTAGATCTTCCCATTACTAATCACCCATTACCAATCACCATGCAACTCCCCGTTATCTCTATCCACAACCTCAATCATTACTTTGGTGAAGGTACACTACGCAAACAAGTGTTATTTGACATAAATTTAGAGATTCAGGCAGGCGAAATTGTCATCATGACTGGACCTTCGGGTTCTGGTAAAACAACCTTGCTAACACTTATGGGAGGACTGCGATCTGCACAAGAGGGTAGTTTAAAAATACTCGGACAGGAAATGTGTGGTGCGAACAAACGGCAATTAATTGAGATTCGACGCAATGTTGGTTATATTTTTCAAGCACACAACTTAATGACATTTCTCACTGCAAAACAGAATGTACGGATGTCTTTAGAGTTGCATGATGAGATGATGAATCAAGATTTAGATGCAAAGGCGATCGCCATGTTGGAAGCGGTAGGTTTAGGCGATCGCGTTGATTATTATCCAGAAAAGCTATCAGGAGGACAGAAGCAAAGAGTTGCGATCGCAAGGGCTTTAATTAGTTATCCGAAAATTGTTTTAGCTGATGAACCTACTGCTGCACTTGATAAAAAATCTGGACGCGATGTAGTCGAAATTATGCAAAAGTTAGTCAAAGAACAAGGTTCAACAATATTACTTGTTACCCACGATAACCGCATTTTAGATATTGCGGATCGTATTCTTTATATGGAAGATGGGTGTTTAGTAAATAAGCAGCTTGTGTAAACTTTTCAAAGTTAATACTCTAACAAAAGAGTGTTACAAATGTTTATGGACTACTCCATTAGGCAAACAATATAAGAAAAAACGATATAATATATAGTTAAATATCTCAAAAAAGTAGGATAACAGTGGAAGTAGATATTACAGAATTTAGGAATTGGCTTACTTTTTCATTAACGTTTTTTGGAGGCTATATTGCTCTCAAAACATATTTAAATAATCAGAAACAGCGTAAATTAGAGAATAGTTTTCGGATTATCTTAATGTTTAGGAAGTCTTTGCATGAAGGAGATATACAAGCCTGGGAAAAGATTTTTCATGCAACTTCAGAATCAGTAGGTGCAGAAAGAGGACATTTTGTAGAAATTATTGATGATGAAAGTAGGCAGATACCATTGTCTTATCTCTTTAGCGAAGGTGCGCCTGATAATGGTGCTGTAGGACGTATGGCTGATTTGTTTGAGTTGATTAGTAGTGAAGTACTTAATAAAACGGTAGAATTTCGAGTAGTATACTTCCAATTAGGTCAGCTGATGGATACTACGTACTACTGGTTGAGATTTATAGATAATCCTTACGAAGAATATACTTCTTTCTTGGAGAAACATTATCCTTGCTTTACTAGATTATATAATAAACATCAAATTGACGAAAAATGGGCAAAAAGAATGTATGCCTATATTGGGTAGAGTTTTTACAAATTTATTAAAATTATATATTATTCCAATACCCTAGATTATAAAAATTCAAGATAGGTGCTAATAATACAAGTAAAATGCTAAATAAACCATTAGCCCACATTAAATATGAACTGTTACGGTCAGATGAATCTGGTTGAAGGCTAAGCGCTTGTTCTCCTTTTCTTAGTGTCCTCTCTACAATAAAATAACAAGCTATTAAAAAATAAGCTAAGATAGTTGTTATCATTTATCTTACTTGCACTGCTTTACTAAAACACTACCAAATTTCATTGAAATCAAGTACAAATTCTGGTAATACATCTTCTCCAGGTAAAGAGGTAGGCGATCGCAGTATTTCTAAAGAACCTCCTTGGCGATAAACTTCTACTTGCCGATTTTGCGGATCAATAAGCCAACCTAAGCGAACGCCATTGGTAATGTACTCTTGCATCTTCT
This genomic interval carries:
- a CDS encoding DevA family ABC transporter ATP-binding protein, which gives rise to MQLPVISIHNLNHYFGEGTLRKQVLFDINLEIQAGEIVIMTGPSGSGKTTLLTLMGGLRSAQEGSLKILGQEMCGANKRQLIEIRRNVGYIFQAHNLMTFLTAKQNVRMSLELHDEMMNQDLDAKAIAMLEAVGLGDRVDYYPEKLSGGQKQRVAIARALISYPKIVLADEPTAALDKKSGRDVVEIMQKLVKEQGSTILLVTHDNRILDIADRILYMEDGCLVNKQLV
- the devC gene encoding ABC transporter permease DevC — translated: MLPKWLRRTPLAWRQLLKEKTRLLVALAGIGFADMLIFVQLGLLDSLFDSATKSHQNLQADLVLINPQFQTLFYVKNFPKERLLQTLSYDGVASVRSLYVDTAQWRSPETLLSRGILVWGIDPANPAFDFPEVNSHLDQLKQLNQILFDRASRPEYGPIADLLQQGTLTAQVNDQTVQTIGLFTLGASFGADGNIITSDSTFLKLFPQRQPNQINVGLIQLQPGVDPQTVQAELQAGLPNDVNVLTPEEFAQIEINYWESGGIGFIFGLGVVVGFIVGIVIVYQILYSDVSDHLPEYATLKAMGYSDRYLLTVLMQEALLLAALGFIPGFLLSIGLYQITYMATLLPIAMKLERAAFVLLLTIIMCSVSGAIAMRKLQSADPADVF